A genomic window from Miscanthus floridulus cultivar M001 unplaced genomic scaffold, ASM1932011v1 fs_238_4_5, whole genome shotgun sequence includes:
- the LOC136530944 gene encoding uncharacterized protein has translation MPSVPDPGTRHTPSYTPVVSTLGPHPHPRAHNTQPHAANPRPTAPRHRRGIAAPPPAPPAPALPAPSAACPRRPAPPPVPPVPSASHPQRCQPSVPRPATGASRPRRPACEAISRGDDWTTAAAALRQVFFGPFASDEYAHPFSSLPATRNCASKP, from the coding sequence atgccgagtgtcccagatcctGGCACTCGGCATACTCCTTCATATACCCCAGTGGTTAGCACCCTCGGCCCTCACCCTCACCCTCGCGCACACAACACGCAACCGCACGCCGCCAACCCCCGCCCCACCGCGCCCCGCCACCGGCGCGGCATCGCTGCCCCGCCCCCGGCGCCACCCGCCCCAGCGCTTCCCGCCCCCAGCGCTGCCTGCCCTCGGCGCCCCGCCCCGCCACCGGTGCCGCCCGTCCCCAGCGCGTCCCACCCCCAGCGCTGCCAGCCCTCGGTGCCCCGccccgccaccggcgcgtccCGCCCCCGGCGCCCCGCGTGCGAAGCTATCTCTCGTGGCGACGACTggacgaccgccgccgccgcccttcgcCAGGTCTTCTTCGGGCCCTTCGCCAGCGACGAGTACgcccaccccttctcttcccttcctgctaCGCGAAACTGTGCATCCAAACCCTAG